The DNA region AGCTTTTGTTGAAAGCTCTACAGGAGTTGAAAGTGGAGGTAGAACAGGACTTAGTGCTTTAGTTGTTAGCATTTGTTTTATTTTTACCCTATTTTTACTACCGCTTTTTAAAGCCATACCTGCAAATGCGATTTATCCTGTACTTACTATGGTAGGTATTTTAATGTTTATGGAAGTAAAAAATATCAATTTTCAAGATAGTGCTATAGCAGTAGCTAGCTTTTTTACTATTACCATGATGCCTCTTACTTATTCTATCACTACAGGTTTTGCTTTTGGCTTTATTTCTTATTTGCTAGTAAGAATTTTTAAACGCGAATGGGATAAAATTAATATTGGCATTATAGTTTTAAGTTTAATTTCCTTAGGAAATTTTTTACTTATTGCCTTACAATAAACAAGGAAAAACAAGGAAAAACAATGATTTTCTACTCTTACGATGAATTTAAAGAAGATGTTAAAGTCTTAGCTAAAGAGATTAAAAAAGATTTCAATCCTGGTGCGCTTTTAGCTATAGCAAGAGGCGGTATGAGTTTAGGACATTCTTTAGCTGTTGCTTTACAAACACGTCAACTTTTCACTCTTAATTCTATTCATTATAATGATACTACAAAACTTGATACTATTGAAATTTTTAATATACCCGATCTTAGCAAGTATAAAAAAGTTTTACTTATAGATGATATTGTAGATAGTGGAGAAAGTTTAAGTGAAATTAAAAAAGTACTGCTTGAAAAATTTCCTCATATACAATTAAAAATTGCAAGTATTTTTTATAAAAATAGTGCTCTTTTAATACCTGAATTTAAAATCAAAGAAGCTAAAGAATGGGTAAATTTTTATTGGGATATAAATATTGATTAGAATATGTTATAATATATTCAAATTGTTAGGAGTTTTTATTTGAAATTCAGTTTTATATCTTTTGTTTTATTTTTCTTTGTGGTCTTTTCTTTTGCCAAAGAACAAGATTTAAATGATTTTGAACAAGAATATAAAAACTACCAAGTTTATGATCCGCTTTTAGAATATAATAAAGCTATGACAAAATTTAATGTGGCTTTGTATGATTATGGTTTTAACCCTATACTTAAAGGTTATAATGCTATAGTTCCCAAATTCATACGCATAGGAGTAAGGAATTTTTTTGATAATTTATTTTCCCCTTTGCGTTTCATAGGTAATCTTTTGCAATTTAAATTTAAAGAAGCTCAAGAAGAATTGAAAAGATTTAGCGCTAATACTCTCATGGGTTTTGGAGGATTGATAGATCTTGGAAGCAAAATGGGGCTTAAAAAACACCCTGCTGATTTAGGAACAGTTTTAGGACATTGGGCTATAGGGGGTGGTTTTCATCTTGTTTTACCTATACTTGGACCAAGTAATTTAAGAGATACTCTTATTTTACCTAGCATTTGGTATGCTAATCCTAGTGCTTATCTTAATCCTACTTGGTTAAGCGTAGCTACAAGTGCTTATGCTTTTGGAAATGAGCTTAGTTTTAGACTCAATGAAATTGATGAAATTTATCACAATACTCCAAATCTATATCCATTTTTACGTGATGCATATGAACAAAGACGCAATGAACTAAGTAAATAAGGAGCAAGAATGAAAAAGATTTTTTTAATTTTGGCTTTATGTTTAAATACTTTTGCCTTACCTTTGGACGCAATTTCTAATACCATGCAAAAAAATATCGATGAAAGTTTAAAATTTTTGCAAAATAGTAAAGAAAATAAAAAAGAAGCTGCGGATAAAATTTTTGCACTTTTTAACGATATAATTGATTATAAATTAATGGCAAAGCTTAGCCTTTCAAAAAATTATTTCCAACTAAGTTCTCAAGAACAAGAACAATTTTCTCTAGCTTTTGAATCAAGCCTTAAAAAAAGTTTCACTGATAAATTAAGTCTTTATAAAGATCAAATTTTAAAAGTTAAAAAAGGTGAATTAAAAAATGAAAACCGTTATTTTTTAAATGCTTCTATGATAGTAGATGGAGAAGAAAAAAACATAGTCTTTAAATTTTATAATGATAATAATAACTGGCTTATTTATGATATAGATGTTTTAGGTGTTAGTATAGTACAAACTTATAGATCACAATTTAAAGATATTTTAGCGCATCAAGGTTTTGATTCTTTACTTAAAAAATTAGAAAATATTACCTTAGAATAATGTTTGCAAAATTTCTAAAATTATTCATATTGCATCCAAAAAGTACTTTTTTTGGGACTTTATTTCTTTGTATATTTTTAAGTTTTTTTGCCTTTAAACTTGATATAGATGCAAGTGCTGAGAGTTTACTTTTAGAAAATGATCCTGATTTAAAAACCTTTAGAGAAATTTCAAAAAACTATAAAAACGATAATTTTTTATTGCTAGCCTTTAAACCCTATGATGAAAAACCTTTTTCAAAACAAAATCTAGCCAAATTAACAAAACTGCATCAAGCGCTAGAACAAGCTCCTTTGGTTGAAAGGGTTTTTAGCATCATCAATGCTCCCTTGCTTCAAAGTTCTCAAAACACGGATTTAAAAAAACTTTTAGATAATATCCCAAATATTACAAGCAAAGATATCAATCTTACTAAAGCCCAAAATGAAATTATAAACAGTCCTTTTTATAAAAACAATATCATTTCAAAAGATGCTAAAATCACTGGGCTTATTATTTATTTACAAACTGATGAAGTTTATAATAAACTTATAGAAAAACGTGACCTTACTCAAGATGAAACAGAAAAAAATCAAATACGTTTAGCCATAAAAGAACATCAAAACAAACAAAAAGTCATTACAAAACATAGTTTAGATACGATTAAAAATATCATCAAAGACTATCAAATACAAGGCGATGCACTCTATCTTGGCGGGGTTAGCATGATAGCTGATGATATGATAAATTACATCAAATCTGATCTTTTAATTTATGGAGTCTTGCTTGTATTTTTACTAGGACTTGCGCTTTATTATTTTTTTCGCTCATACTTTTTTGTTTTTTTAGCTCTTTTTATTTGTTTTATAAGTTTAAGTGCTGCAAGCGGACTCTTTACTCTTTTAAAATTTCAAATCACAGTCATTTCATCAAACTATGTTGCTTTACTTTTAATCATTACTTTAAGCATAGTTGTACATTTAATCACGCATTTTATACAAATAAGTACACGTTATACTAAGGCTAGTATTCAAAATTTAGTACTTCAAACCTTACTTGCAAAAGCAAAACCTAGTCTTTATGCTATTATCACCACCATGATAGGATTTTTATCTTTAATATTTTCCCATATAGAGCCTATTATTAAACTTGGTATGATGATGAGCATAGGCATAGTTTTAGCACTCATTTTAAGTTATTTGTTTTTAGCTAGTATTTTAGTTCTTACAAAACCAAAAATCAGCCATAAAAAAGAAATACGTTTAAATTTTTTAATCTTTTGTGCTAAAACCAGCCTTGATAGCAAAAAACGTTATATAATTTATGGAATTTGTATTTTTGTGATTATTTTAGCTTTATTTGGCATATCAAAACTTAGAGTAGAAAATTCTTTTGTGAACTATTTTAAAGACAGTAGTGATATTAAAAAAGGACTTTTAGTTATTGATAAAAATTTAGGCGGGACCTTGCCTTTAGAAGTGATTGTTGAATTTAAAAAAAATACAAATAATCAAAATACTAATGATACTTTAGATAGTTTTGAAAATGAATTTGATAATTTAGCCAAAGAAGATACGTATTGGTTTGATTCTGAGAAAATACGCATAGCTCAAAAAGTTCACAATTTCTTAGAAAAGCAAGAATTTGTAGGTTCAGTTTTAAGTTTAAATAGTCTTTTAAGCTTAGGAAAAAAGATCAATAATGGCAAAGATTTAGATGATTTTACCCTTGCTTTTTTAAATGAAAATCTACCTTCTCAATTCAAACAAGATTTGCTTTCACCTTTTGTGAATATAAAACACAATCAATTAAGATTTAATATGCGTATTGTTGATTCAAATCCTTATTTAAAACGCAATGAATTTCTTATAAAACTTAAAAAACAACTCCATGAACTTTTAAAAGATGATGGGGTTATAATACAAGTTACAGGCATTATGGTGCTTTATAATAATATGCTTCAAAGCCTTTTTTCATCACAATTTGATACTCTTGCTTTTGTGATTTTGGCTATTTTTATACTTTTTATCATTGTTTTTAAAGATTTAAAATTTTCTCTTATTGCTATTTTGGTTAATGTTATCCCTTTAAGCTTAGTTTTTGCTCTTATGGGATTTTTTAACATCCCTCTTGATATGATGAGTATTACTATAGCTGCTATAAGTATAGGTATAGGTATAGATGATGCTATACATTATATCTACCGTTTTAAAGAAGAAATCAAAAAAAACAATATAAAACAAGCCATTATAAACTCACATCTTAGCATAGGATCAGCACTTTATTATACTACTATAAGCATAGTTTTGGGTTTTAGTGTCATGATGAGTAGCAATTTCATCCCTACAATTTATTTTGGAATTTTAACCGTTTTTGTGATGATTTTACTTTTAAGTGGAAGTTTATTTTTACTTCCAAGCTTTTTAATCAGTTTTTATTCTCAAAAAGCCAAGGGTTAAACCTTGTTAAAATGATTTTCTTTTATTTAACATTTTTAAAATGATTTTCATGAGTTCTAAAGCTTTAAAACGATGAGAAATATGATTTTTTTCCTGTGCATTTAATTGAGCTAAAGTTTTATCATATCCTTTTGGGATAAAAAGAGGATCATAGCCAAAACCATTTTTACCCTTTGGTGTGTCAATCACACATCCATGCATACTCCCATGTACACTAAACTCACCTTCTAAACCCACTAAAGCAAGAGCTGCTACATAGTGGGCTTTACTTTGCTTAAAACCTTTTTTTGCCATTTCACTTATGAGTTTATTACGATTATTTTTATCATCTCCTTGGGAACTAAAACGAGCTGAATAAATACCTGGTTTTCCTTCTAATACATCAACACAAATACCACTATCATCACTTAAAACAAAAAAATTCTTTTTTTGTTCCTTATTTAAGGCATCAAACACTGCTCTTGCTTTAATTAAAGCATTTTCTTTAAAACTTTTACCATTTTCTTCAATCTCAAAAGTTTGTAAAACTTCATCAAAAGCATAAAGATCAAAATCTTTTAAAATAGCTTTTAATTCTAAAACCTTATGTTTATTACTCGTAGCTAGGACAATTTTCATCCAAAAAACTCCCAAATAATATCAAAATAAATATAATTTTATATCATTTATCCTTGCAGCTAGCTTTTAATTAGAAAAAGACACGATTGCGTTAATCAACACTTAATGCATTTCATAGTAAAATTATCCTAATTTTTAATTTCAAATTTAATAGGAAATTGATAATGTTAAATCAAGTTTTACCCTTGTCTTTTATAGTTGGGACAAGATTTTTTGGGCTTTTTATAGTTTTGCCCGTTTTAAGTCTTTATGCTTTAAAGCTCGAAGGTGCAAATGATTTTTTGGTAGGATTTTTAGTAGGTATTTATGCTTTAATGCAAATGATTTTACAAGTTCCTTTTGGAATTTTAAGCGATAAAATCGGACGTAAAAAAACCATGCTTATAGGACTTATTATTTTTATCATAGGTTCTTTAATTTGTTCTTTTGCAGACAATATTTATACTATGTTATTAGGAAGGATGTTACAAGGTTCAGGAGCCATTGGGGCTGTAGCAACTGCTATGATAAGTGATTTTATCACAGAAGAAAATCGCGCTAAAGCTATGGCAATAATGGGAGCTTTTATAGGACTTAGTTTTGCAGCTTCTATGGTGATTTCTCCTTTAATGAGTGCAAAATGGGGTCTATCTAGTCTTTTTGATCTTAGTGCAGCCTTATCACTTTTGTGTATTATTTTACTTTACACTGTAGTGCCTAAAGAAAATAAAATCTCGCATGAAAATAAAAAAACACCTTTTTTTCATCTTATTAAACAAAAAAATTTAAGCATGATGAATTTGACTAATTTTATGCAAAAAATGCTTATGAGTATAACATTTTTAAGTATTCCTATCATTTTGGTACAACATTTAAATTTTAATGCAAATAAACTTTGGATTATTTATAGTATTGCTATGATTGTAGGTTTTATTGCTATGGGTTTTGCTGGAAATTTAGGTGAAAAAAAAGGTTTAGCAAAGTCCATTTTACTTTGGGGTATTATCTTTTTCACACTTTCTTATATTTGTTTTACATTTTATCATTCTATAATATTTTTTATTATAGCTATTATGATCTTTTTTATAGGTTTTAATTTACACGAACCTATTATGCAAAGTTGTGCTTCTAAATTTTGCAAAGTTCATGAAAAAGGTGCGGCTTTAGGAATTTTTAATGCCGTTGGATACGCTGGAAGTTTTATAGGCGGCATGGTTGGGGGAATTTTTTTACACTTAGATGCTTTAAATATTTTAGCCATTATTTTAGCCATTTTGTGTGTATTATGGTTTGTCATTTTACTTTTCTTAAAAAATCCTTCTGAATTTAAAAATCTATATTTACCTTTAGAAACACCTTTAAATTTTACAAGTTTTAGTCAAAATCTAGGCATTGTAGATATTTATAAAAATTCTAAAAACCTTGTAATTAAATTTGATAGTAAGCTTATAACTGCAAAAGTATTGGAAGAAAAATTAAAACAAAATGTCTAATTTTTTCCTAAACTCATGGCTTTAATCATCACTTTTGCTTTACAATCTGGACAACAATAAAGGGTTTTTATCTTATACTCATCATTGCCAAATTTAGGCTTCATTAAATTGGCAATTTTTTCTACTACTTTTTTAGTTGCAAATTCCTTAGCGCATTCTATACAAGCAAAAAGTTCATCTTTAGCCATTACTTGATATTGAAAATATGAAGGATTAAACTCCATACCACAACGCACAAGCTTTAAAGTGTCTTTTTCAGCACAGCTTAACTCACAATATCCACAGGTTGTACAAAGCGAAGCATTAAATTTTAAAGCATTTTCCTTAGCATCAGCAATCAAAGCCCCCACATTGCAAGATCCTACACAAGAAAGACAAAGCGTACAAGTATTAGGATTAATTTCTATTTTACCATATCTTAACCACTCACCACTCTCCACCTTACCAAAGTCTTCATTGGCTATCATGTATTGCATTCTTTTTGAAAAATTTTCTCTTGTAGTTAAAGTATTATTATGAAAATCAAATTGCAAATCTTTAATGAATTCTTGTTCTTTTAAAAACTTTTGCAATTCTTCTTGGTTATGAGCTATAAAAATAGCTTTTTTTTGAAATTTTCTCCTAAAAAAAGTATTTAACAAATTTATAGCTTCCTTACTTCCAGGTGAGACAAAATCTGTATAAAAGATTAAATTTGCCCCGCTACTTTGCAAAAGGGTTAAAAAATGCATAGAAGAAAGCCATTTTTCTCCTTCTATCATAAAAGGCAAAATATCTTTTGGTAAAACAAGCTCTAAATTTTCTAAAGCCATCTTTTTAGGAATAATTAAAACTTTCTTATCTTTATAAAATTTACAAAGTTCAAAAAAACTCTCTTTGGGCATAGGAGCATAATCAAGTGATCCACTAGGGCAAACACTAATACATCCACCACAACCTAAACAATCTATTTGAGAAAATTCTAAATGTTTATTCTCATCATCTTTTAAAATGGCTACTGTAGGACAAATTTGAACACATTTTGCACAATGCTCGCTACGCCTTTGATGATACTGGCACACACTAGCATCATAAGTAATATAAGTTTTATAATCATATTGAGGGCTTTTAGTTTTTAAAAATTCTAATACTTGTTCATGACTTTTAAAATGAGTAAGATTATAACACCCACTTTGTCTTGTAAAATCTTCACGTAAAGTATTTAAATCCTGGGTTTGAAACAATAAAAAATCAAAATCAAGCTCTAATTCTTGATCTTGAGTTTTAACTATAGCACAAAGCTCACCCACACTACCAAAAACAGCTAAAATTTCTTCATTTTTCAAGGCAAGAACCTTAAAATCATGCATTTTTAAAAATTCCACCCATTCATCATTTACATCAACTAAAACAAGGCGATTTTGCACTTCTTTACTTTGTTCTAAATCAAGACCTAAATCATAAGCAAGAGCTCTTATTTTATAAAGTTTTAAAACATTTTCACTTTTTTGTAAGACCTCATCTTGGGAATTTTTAAGATAAAAATTAATTTCTGGAGCATAAATTTGTGCTTTTTGGTTTTTATCATTTGAAATTAAAACTTCTTTATCACTTACTTGATCTAAAATATCGATAGTATCAGGTAAAGGGATTAAAACATCATTTTTTATATAGACAAAATCTTGCATTATCATCCTTTTAAAAGATCATTTTATAAATTCTATGTTAAAATAGCCAAATATTTTCTTAAGGCTTAAGATGAACAAATTAAGGAATTTTCCTCAAATTAATACTCTTATTCATGATGAAACTTTAAAATCTTATCCTTTTTATATCAAAGCATTTTTTTGCAAAAAAGTTGTTCATGAATATAAAAACAATCTCACGCAGCATGAAAATTCTAAAGAAAATCTTCTTATACAAATAAAAAAAGAAATTCATGCTTTTTACCGCAAAGATTTACAAAGTGTAATCAATGCAAGCGGGGTTGTTATCCATACTAATCTTGGTAGAAGTGTGATTGATAAAAGAATTTATCAAGCCTGTGAAGAAACACTTTGTAATTATTCTAATGTGGAATTTGATTTACAAACAGGAAAAAGAGGATCACGCTATGCCTTAGTGCTTGAAAAACTTAAAATGCTTTTTGAATGCGAAGACGCCTTAATAGTTAATAATAATGCTGCAGCAGTTTTTTTAGTGCTTCATTCACTTTGTTTTAACAAAGAAGTTATAAGCTCAAGAGGAGAACTTGTAGAAATTGGCGGGAGTTTTCGCATACCAGAAGTTATCAAGGCTGCAGGGGTTAAACTTTGCGAAGTAGGCACTAGCAATAAAACGCATTTAAAAGACTATGAACAAGCTATCAATGAAAACACAGCTTTAATTTTAAAAACACATAAATCTAACTTTGCCCTTATGGGTTTTCATAGCGAAGTTAATATCAAAGATTTATATCTTTTAGCTCAGGAAAAAAATATTTTAACTTATTATGACCTAGGATCTGGTTGGTGTGAAAATTTAAATAAAACATTAACAAAAAATGAGCCTAAGATAAAAAAAATAGTGCAAGAATGTGATATTTTAAGTTTTAGCGCAGATAAAATTTTTGGAAGTGTGCAAGCTGGAATCATACTTGGAAAAAAAGAACTCATAGAAAAACTTAAGCAAAACCATCTTTTAAGAATGCTAAGAGTGGATAAATTTACCCTATCTTTTCTTAATGAAAGTCTTAAAGCTTATCTTGAAAAAAATTATGAAAAAATCACAACCCTTAAACTTTTAAATGATGATTTATCAAACATTAAAAATAAAGCTTTAAAAACACAAGAAAGGCTAAAATACAAAACCGTTTTAAAAAATAGCAAAAGCTTAGTAGGAGGAGGTTGTATGCCTGATAAAAGCTTAGATACCTATGCTTTATCATTTCAAGGAGATGCCTTAAGATTACAAGCTCAATTTAGAAACAAAAATATCATAGGGCGTATAGAAAATAATGAATTTTTACTTGATTTTAGAAGCATAAAAGAAGATGATATAAAAAAACTTATTGATACGATAAATCAAATGGATCTTTCATGAATTCACTCATCATAGGAACAGCAGGACATATTGATCATGGAAAAACTTCACTCATTAAAGCTTTAAATGGTTTTGAAGGCGATAGCTTAAAAGAAGAACAAGAAAGACAAATTACTATTCATTTAAGCTTTTCAAATCTTAAAATTAAAGATAAAAATATTTCTTTTATTGATGTACCAGGACATAAAGATCTGATAAAAACTATGGTTAGTGGTGCTTTTGGGTTTAGTGCTTGTTTATTTGTTGTAGATATTAATGAAGGTTTAAAAGAACAAAGCTTAGAACATTTAGAAATCTTAAAAATTTTAAATATCACAAATATTATTTTAGTTTTAAGCAAATGCGATCTTTGTGAAGACATACCTCAAAAAACTAAACAGATTTTACATGATATAAATTCATTCAATTATCCCATTATAAAAGTATTTCATACAAGCATAAAAAACCATCATGGTATAGAAGAATTAAAAAATTATTTATATCATATGAAAAACAAATACAGTGATGAAGAATACATTTTTCGCTATTATATAGATAGGGTTTTTTCTTTAAAAGGTATAGGAACTGTTGTTACAGGAAGCCTAAACGAAGGAAGTATTGCTCTTCATGAAAAAATCATTTGCCTTGACACTCAAAAAGAACTCATCATTAAAAACATACAAAATCATGATACCAATGTAGAAAAAATAAAAGCTTATAATCGTGTAGCTTTGAGTTTAAATTGCGATTATAAAGAATTAAAAAAGGGTTATTTACTCAGTAAAAAAGGTTATTTTAAAGCCTTTAAAGAATGCGATGCCTTAGTGAACGCCAAAAAACTAGACAATAGTATGATGATTTTTTGTGTGGGATCAAGATTGATTGAATGCAAGGTCAAAATTTTAAAAACATTAGATAAGGATGAATTTTTTGCACATTTTAGCTTTAATAAAAATGTTTTTTTAAGTTTTAATGAATCTTTTATTTTATTACAAAATAACCGCGTTATAGGTGGAGGTAGGGTTTTAAATCCTTTAAGCGAACCTTTAAAAAAAGAACAAAAAAATCAATTTTTAATCTTTTTAAAAAATCAAGATTTCAAAAGTGCTTTTTCCTTTTTAAAAGATACGCACAAACATGGATTTGGTTTGCTTTCAAGCTATCAAAGATTTAAACTTTCTCATCAAAAAGCCTTGGAATTAGCTCAAGAATTAGATGAAGTTTTTGTTGATAAAAAAAATCTTAATGTTTATGCCTTACAAAGTCTTAATGAAATTAAAAAATTTATCCATTTTATACTAAATAAAAATCCTTATGCTATGCTTTCAGCCCATTCTTTAGCCTTAAGAATAAATTGGGCAAGTGAAAGTTTTTGTGAACTAGCCTTAGAACAAATGTCTAATTTACTTGATTTTCAAAATGGAGTTTATTTTAAAAAAGGTATTAATTTTGAAAAACTTCAAGAAAAAAATAATCAAGAGATCTATGAAATTTTAAAAAAACAAGGTATAAAACCCCAAGCTCCTTATAATCTTTATGAATTTTTAGAACTTGATAGAAAAAGTGGAGATAATATACTTAAAAAACTTACCCAAAAAGGTTTGGTAATCAGACTAGCACATAATCTTTTTATAGAAAAACAAGCTCTTGAAACACTCATGCAAACTTGTCTTCATTTATTAAAAAATCAAAGCCTTGATGTACAAAACATGAAAGAACACTTTAATCTTTCAAGAAAATATGCTATTGCATATTTAGAATACTTAGATCATTTTCCTCAAGTTAGTAAAGAAGGAGAAAAAAGAATTTTAACAAATATTTAGAAAATCATTATAAAATTCAATAATATTTTATTTTTAAGGATTGAAAAATATGAAAAAATTAAGTCTAATTTTAATCTCTTGTGCGTCTTTATTTGCCGCTAGCAATACAGAAATTAGTGATTTTTACTCAAAAAATATCAAATCACAATTTCCAAGTGCTGTTATTAGTGTAGGAAATCGTCAAAAAGTTGGCGATACAGGTTTTGAAAGTGTGATTGTAAGTGTTGAACTCAATGGTCAAAAACAAGAAAATATTCTTTTTACAAAAGATAATATCATAACCCCTGATCTTATTGATTTAAAAAATGGTATTTCTTATGCCCAAGATTATGAAATGAAAAAATTTCAAGAAGCTAGAGAAAATTTTACCAAAAATGCTAAGGCGGTAGCTCAAAAAGAAAGTATGATTGTTGCTTTAGGTGATAAAAAAAAGCCAGCTATTTATGTGTTTACAGATCCTGAATGTCCTTATTGTAGAGATCATTTAGCTCGCATTGAGGATGATCTTAAAAATTATCAAGTTAATTATATTTTAACCCCTATACATGGCAAATCGGCTTTTGAAAAATCAGCTTTAATTTATAAAGAAACAAAAAAAGCAAAAAGCGATAAAGAAAAAATTGTTATTTTAAATAAATATTATGATCCAGATATTAAAAATTATCCAAAAGTAAGTGATGCTGAATTAAAAGAAGTGGTTTCTTTATACGAAAAATATCGTTCATTAGGACTAAATGCCACTCCAACGGTCATTAAATAAACTTTTATCTAGCACTCTTTATAGGTACTAAAAATTAAACTCTTTGTTAAAACTTAATATAAAAATGAAATTTAGAGCTAATGAGGTTTTAATATCATAAAAACCCAAAAAAACTTTTTGGGTTTTAAACAATTAAGCAAAATAAGATTTAATTTCTTCTATCCAAGCATCAATTCTTGCTTCAGTTTGATCTTCTTGATTGTCATTATCAAGTGCAAGTCCTACAAATTTATCATCTACAACTGCATCACTTGATTCAAAAGTATACCCTTGAGTTGAAACACTTCCTACTAAATTAGCACCTGCATTTTTTAAATTTTGAGCTAATTTACCCATACCTCCACAAAAAGTATCAGAATAACTTTCACTATCACCCATACCAAAAACAGCTACAGTTTTTCCATTAAGACTAAGACCTGAGAAATCAAAACCATCCCAATCATCTTGTAAATCTCCACTTCCCCAAGTTGAAGTTCCACAAATTAATTTATCATAAGAATTGATTTTTGCTGCATCAATATCTGCAATATTTAATACATCTTCAATTCCAAGTTTTGAAGCAATAGTATTTGCTGCTGCTTCTGTATTTCCCATGGCACTACCATATATAACCGCTGCTGACATTATTTTTCTCCTTTATAAGTTTTTGATATTTTATACAAGAGTAATTTTAACATAGTTTTTGTTTAAATCATACAAAAAATGTTTTATTTCAAATCAAATATATAAAAATCTACATTTTATGGATAAAAATCATAAAAAAATTGATACAAAATTACAATTTATCGAATTTAATTTCTTAAACAAATTATAATCATGATTTTTAAGCAAATATGCAAGATTTATAAGTCTTTATAGAATTAAAAAAATATAAATTATTTTTATTATTTAAATTTTAAGATTTATTAAAATTATTTAAAAACATAATAAATCAATTTTTAAAAAATTTATAGATCAACAAAAGATGATAAATATGTTTTTTAACAATATACCAAAAAATTACTAGAATTTTTGGTATATTAAAAAATCAAGCAAAATTTTCTATTTTTTAACTGGTATAAAAATTTAAACTTTATTACAAGAAAATTCTTTCTTAAGATTAAAAATCTTACAATACTCACAATACACACAACTCACACTTCTTTTAGCACAAACTAATGGAATTTTACGCTTTTTAGCTTCATTTTTAATTTTTTTCATAGTATTGTGATTTAAAAAACTCGTTAACATAACTATACATTCTATATCATAAGGGATTGGTTTACGATTAACTCTATTTTCATTACGCGCATCCCAATGTTGTAT from Campylobacter hepaticus includes:
- a CDS encoding 4Fe-4S dicluster domain-containing protein codes for the protein MQDFVYIKNDVLIPLPDTIDILDQVSDKEVLISNDKNQKAQIYAPEINFYLKNSQDEVLQKSENVLKLYKIRALAYDLGLDLEQSKEVQNRLVLVDVNDEWVEFLKMHDFKVLALKNEEILAVFGSVGELCAIVKTQDQELELDFDFLLFQTQDLNTLREDFTRQSGCYNLTHFKSHEQVLEFLKTKSPQYDYKTYITYDASVCQYHQRRSEHCAKCVQICPTVAILKDDENKHLEFSQIDCLGCGGCISVCPSGSLDYAPMPKESFFELCKFYKDKKVLIIPKKMALENLELVLPKDILPFMIEGEKWLSSMHFLTLLQSSGANLIFYTDFVSPGSKEAINLLNTFFRRKFQKKAIFIAHNQEELQKFLKEQEFIKDLQFDFHNNTLTTRENFSKRMQYMIANEDFGKVESGEWLRYGKIEINPNTCTLCLSCVGSCNVGALIADAKENALKFNASLCTTCGYCELSCAEKDTLKLVRCGMEFNPSYFQYQVMAKDELFACIECAKEFATKKVVEKIANLMKPKFGNDEYKIKTLYCCPDCKAKVMIKAMSLGKN
- the fldA gene encoding flavodoxin FldA; translation: MSAAVIYGSAMGNTEAAANTIASKLGIEDVLNIADIDAAKINSYDKLICGTSTWGSGDLQDDWDGFDFSGLSLNGKTVAVFGMGDSESYSDTFCGGMGKLAQNLKNAGANLVGSVSTQGYTFESSDAVVDDKFVGLALDNDNQEDQTEARIDAWIEEIKSYFA
- a CDS encoding thioredoxin fold domain-containing protein, encoding MKKLSLILISCASLFAASNTEISDFYSKNIKSQFPSAVISVGNRQKVGDTGFESVIVSVELNGQKQENILFTKDNIITPDLIDLKNGISYAQDYEMKKFQEARENFTKNAKAVAQKESMIVALGDKKKPAIYVFTDPECPYCRDHLARIEDDLKNYQVNYILTPIHGKSAFEKSALIYKETKKAKSDKEKIVILNKYYDPDIKNYPKVSDAELKEVVSLYEKYRSLGLNATPTVIK
- the selA gene encoding L-seryl-tRNA(Sec) selenium transferase, which gives rise to MNKLRNFPQINTLIHDETLKSYPFYIKAFFCKKVVHEYKNNLTQHENSKENLLIQIKKEIHAFYRKDLQSVINASGVVIHTNLGRSVIDKRIYQACEETLCNYSNVEFDLQTGKRGSRYALVLEKLKMLFECEDALIVNNNAAAVFLVLHSLCFNKEVISSRGELVEIGGSFRIPEVIKAAGVKLCEVGTSNKTHLKDYEQAINENTALILKTHKSNFALMGFHSEVNIKDLYLLAQEKNILTYYDLGSGWCENLNKTLTKNEPKIKKIVQECDILSFSADKIFGSVQAGIILGKKELIEKLKQNHLLRMLRVDKFTLSFLNESLKAYLEKNYEKITTLKLLNDDLSNIKNKALKTQERLKYKTVLKNSKSLVGGGCMPDKSLDTYALSFQGDALRLQAQFRNKNIIGRIENNEFLLDFRSIKEDDIKKLIDTINQMDLS
- a CDS encoding DUF2325 domain-containing protein, which encodes MSVLVIGADEISPIKAVLYDLGVKKIQHWDARNENRVNRKPIPYDIECIVMLTSFLNHNTMKKIKNEAKKRKIPLVCAKRSVSCVYCEYCKIFNLKKEFSCNKV
- the selB gene encoding selenocysteine-specific translation elongation factor encodes the protein MNSLIIGTAGHIDHGKTSLIKALNGFEGDSLKEEQERQITIHLSFSNLKIKDKNISFIDVPGHKDLIKTMVSGAFGFSACLFVVDINEGLKEQSLEHLEILKILNITNIILVLSKCDLCEDIPQKTKQILHDINSFNYPIIKVFHTSIKNHHGIEELKNYLYHMKNKYSDEEYIFRYYIDRVFSLKGIGTVVTGSLNEGSIALHEKIICLDTQKELIIKNIQNHDTNVEKIKAYNRVALSLNCDYKELKKGYLLSKKGYFKAFKECDALVNAKKLDNSMMIFCVGSRLIECKVKILKTLDKDEFFAHFSFNKNVFLSFNESFILLQNNRVIGGGRVLNPLSEPLKKEQKNQFLIFLKNQDFKSAFSFLKDTHKHGFGLLSSYQRFKLSHQKALELAQELDEVFVDKKNLNVYALQSLNEIKKFIHFILNKNPYAMLSAHSLALRINWASESFCELALEQMSNLLDFQNGVYFKKGINFEKLQEKNNQEIYEILKKQGIKPQAPYNLYEFLELDRKSGDNILKKLTQKGLVIRLAHNLFIEKQALETLMQTCLHLLKNQSLDVQNMKEHFNLSRKYAIAYLEYLDHFPQVSKEGEKRILTNI